Proteins encoded in a region of the Balnearium lithotrophicum genome:
- a CDS encoding RNase A-like domain-containing protein, producing the protein MKRILTLIISILLLIFPVTLYSCFSGGEKVKRETLTELNYRGLKFYETVGGHTIRRHVGKNYKWLVERLESEPRLRSASSFYDLRTAEEVVRRAISENRNRIKEWLLNSRAPNKLVLIYRGEKPIGIKVVRGRGYYTERVCKSARIVLKKDKRFGFIVLTAYPT; encoded by the coding sequence ATGAAGAGGATATTAACGTTAATAATTTCTATCCTCCTCCTGATTTTTCCAGTTACCCTCTACAGCTGTTTTTCAGGTGGAGAGAAGGTAAAAAGAGAGACCCTAACCGAGCTTAACTACAGGGGATTGAAGTTCTACGAAACAGTTGGAGGACATACGATAAGAAGACACGTCGGGAAGAACTATAAGTGGCTTGTAGAAAGACTTGAAAGTGAGCCAAGATTAAGGAGTGCAAGTTCTTTTTACGATTTAAGAACTGCAGAAGAGGTTGTTAGAAGGGCTATTTCAGAAAACAGAAATAGAATTAAAGAGTGGCTTTTAAACAGCAGAGCTCCCAACAAATTAGTTCTAATCTACAGGGGAGAAAAACCGATAGGAATAAAGGTAGTAAGGGGAAGGGGTTATTACACTGAGAGAGTGTGTAAGAGTGCAAGAATAGTCTTGAAAAAGGACAAAAGGTTTGGTTTCATTGTTCTAACTGCATATCCAACATAG
- a CDS encoding argininosuccinate synthase — protein MKKRVVLAYSGGLDTSVIVRWLTDRGYEVITYTADVGQGEELTEIPEKAKASGAVEAIVDDIKEEFAREYCLPLMRAGALYEGKYPLISALSRPLIAKKLVEIAHKVGADFVAHGSTGKGNDQVRFEASVWALDPDIEVLAPVREWEFKSRDEEIEYAQKCGIPVVATKEKPYSYDRNLWGVAIEAGPLEDPYIEPPEDAFVLTVSPEKAPDEPEYVEIEFKEGTPVSLNGKSYTEIWKLIWDLNEIAGRHGFGRIDMVENRLVGIKSREVYESPAGLLLIKAYDEIESLVLDRFTYHYKQSHIKHPYAEVVYEALWFTPLREALDAFNNKISPLVTGTVRFKLYKGSAQVVGRKSPNSLYIEDLATYSPKDTFDHKAGAAFTKVWSLPLKVMGRVRKKGGNR, from the coding sequence GTGAAGAAAAGGGTTGTTCTCGCCTATTCCGGTGGGCTTGATACATCTGTGATAGTTAGATGGTTAACAGATAGAGGATACGAGGTAATTACCTATACTGCAGACGTTGGACAGGGTGAAGAGCTTACAGAAATTCCAGAAAAGGCTAAGGCTTCAGGGGCCGTTGAGGCCATTGTTGATGATATAAAGGAAGAGTTTGCAAGGGAGTACTGTTTACCCTTAATGAGGGCGGGAGCTCTCTACGAAGGAAAGTATCCACTGATAAGTGCCCTTTCAAGGCCTTTGATAGCTAAGAAGTTGGTTGAAATCGCCCATAAGGTTGGAGCCGACTTTGTTGCCCACGGTTCAACGGGAAAGGGTAACGACCAGGTGAGGTTTGAGGCCTCAGTTTGGGCCTTAGACCCCGACATTGAAGTTCTTGCTCCCGTTAGAGAGTGGGAGTTCAAGTCGAGGGATGAGGAGATAGAGTACGCTCAAAAGTGCGGAATTCCTGTGGTGGCAACGAAGGAGAAGCCCTATTCCTACGATAGAAACTTGTGGGGAGTTGCAATAGAAGCCGGTCCACTTGAGGACCCTTATATAGAACCTCCTGAGGATGCTTTCGTTTTAACAGTATCCCCCGAGAAGGCACCTGATGAGCCCGAGTACGTTGAAATTGAATTTAAAGAGGGAACTCCAGTTTCTCTAAACGGCAAAAGCTACACAGAGATTTGGAAATTAATCTGGGATTTGAATGAAATTGCTGGAAGACACGGATTTGGAAGAATAGATATGGTTGAAAATAGACTTGTCGGGATTAAATCAAGGGAGGTTTACGAATCTCCTGCAGGACTACTACTCATAAAGGCTTACGATGAGATTGAAAGTTTAGTTCTTGACAGATTTACTTACCACTACAAACAGAGTCACATAAAGCACCCTTACGCAGAAGTTGTTTACGAAGCCCTCTGGTTCACACCACTTAGGGAAGCTTTAGATGCGTTTAACAATAAAATTTCTCCTTTGGTTACAGGAACTGTGAGATTTAAGCTCTACAAGGGAAGTGCTCAAGTTGTTGGAAGGAAGTCTCCAAATTCGCTCTACATTGAGGATTTGGCAACCTACAGTCCAAAGGATACCTTTGACCATAAGGCAGGAGCGGCATTTACAAAGGTGTGGAGTCTGCCGCTTAAAGTAATGGGAAGAGTAAGAAAGAAAGGAGGGAACAGATGA
- a CDS encoding sigma-54-dependent transcriptional regulator: MRALILEDEINLREILKMLVGEFGYEISEAGSLKEAFSQIDERIYDLILVDLRLPDGFGMEVVRKVKKEQLETEMIIITAFATTETIKEAFELGVYDYIEKPFNVDELKLILRNVTEKIRLKGKTEEDFPLIVGKSKVIERLKEQIKKIAPYDVNVLILGESGTGKELAARAIHKLSPRRNKPFVAINCAALPMELLESELFGYKKGAFTGALSNKMGLIEKADGGTLFLDEIGDMPLQLQAKLLRFLEEKTFIPLGSTQEKRVDVRVLAATNKDLKREIEDGRFREDLYYRLATITLCTPPLRERREDIPILVEYFADIFSKKYKKRVRKISPRFIKYLSSLPLEGNVRELKNLVEREVILLDDDGVLGAGFSFESFSIQDVEIPPEGVNLKKILEETEKNYLLKALKLAEGKKTKAAELLGLTFREFRYRLGKYTPQRGDKED, from the coding sequence ATGAGAGCTCTGATTCTTGAGGATGAGATTAACTTAAGGGAAATACTCAAAATGCTCGTTGGTGAGTTTGGTTACGAAATTAGCGAAGCTGGAAGTTTAAAAGAGGCTTTTTCCCAAATCGATGAGAGAATCTACGATTTAATTCTCGTTGATTTGAGGCTTCCTGATGGTTTTGGCATGGAAGTTGTGAGAAAGGTTAAAAAGGAACAGCTTGAAACTGAAATGATAATAATTACAGCCTTTGCTACGACGGAGACAATTAAAGAGGCATTTGAATTGGGGGTTTACGACTACATAGAAAAACCCTTTAACGTTGATGAACTGAAGCTGATTTTAAGGAACGTTACAGAAAAAATTAGATTGAAGGGGAAAACAGAAGAAGACTTCCCTTTAATAGTTGGAAAATCAAAGGTAATAGAGAGGTTAAAGGAACAGATAAAAAAAATTGCTCCTTACGATGTCAACGTTCTGATTTTAGGAGAGAGTGGAACTGGTAAAGAACTCGCAGCAAGGGCAATTCACAAGTTAAGTCCAAGAAGGAATAAACCCTTTGTTGCAATTAACTGTGCAGCACTACCGATGGAGCTACTTGAGAGTGAACTCTTCGGTTATAAGAAAGGGGCTTTTACTGGAGCTCTCTCTAACAAAATGGGACTTATAGAGAAGGCCGACGGAGGAACTCTCTTTTTGGACGAAATAGGGGATATGCCATTACAACTTCAAGCAAAGCTTCTAAGGTTTTTAGAGGAAAAGACATTTATCCCTTTAGGTTCAACTCAGGAAAAAAGGGTTGATGTAAGAGTTTTGGCAGCTACAAACAAGGACTTAAAGAGGGAAATTGAGGATGGAAGGTTTAGAGAGGACCTCTACTATAGGCTTGCAACAATCACTCTATGCACTCCTCCTTTAAGGGAGAGGAGGGAGGATATTCCTATCTTGGTTGAATACTTTGCAGATATCTTTTCAAAGAAGTACAAAAAGAGGGTAAGGAAAATTTCTCCCCGCTTCATAAAGTACTTATCCTCACTACCCCTTGAAGGAAACGTTAGGGAACTTAAAAATTTGGTTGAAAGGGAGGTAATTCTCTTAGACGATGATGGAGTCCTTGGAGCTGGCTTCTCTTTCGAAAGCTTTAGTATTCAGGATGTTGAAATTCCACCTGAGGGAGTAAACCTGAAAAAAATTCTTGAAGAAACGGAAAAAAATTACCTGCTTAAAGCACTGAAGTTAGCTGAGGGAAAAAAGACGAAGGCAGCAGAACTTCTTGGATTAACATTTAGGGAGTTTAGGTATAGATTAGGAAAGTACACCCCCCAAAGGGGGGATAAGGAAGATTAA
- the obgE gene encoding GTPase ObgE: MAKFIDRAKIFVQGGHGGNGCVAFRREKFVPKGGPSGGSGGKGGDVVLVADRNVHTLLDFKYRRHYRAERGRHGEGNKRSGKSGEDLIIKVPVGTVVRNAETGEVIGDLTEHGQRLIVAKGGRGGRGNAAFATPTRRAPDFAEPGEPGEERWIELELKLLADIGLIGFPNAGKSTFLSKISAAKPEIADYPFTTLRPILGVTRVGDHSFVVADIPGLIEGAHRGKGLGHEFLKHIERTKLLLHLIDLTDQTRSPEEAFEAINRELELYSPELSKKPQIVVGTKIDALSDRSILNRLKEYFSKKGYPFFAVSAVTGEGMDRLMSFVSQKLKELENVQKSKENSS, encoded by the coding sequence ATGGCGAAGTTTATCGATAGAGCTAAAATATTTGTCCAGGGAGGACACGGAGGCAACGGCTGTGTTGCATTTAGAAGGGAGAAGTTCGTTCCTAAAGGTGGCCCCTCTGGAGGCAGTGGCGGTAAGGGAGGAGACGTTGTCTTAGTTGCCGATAGAAACGTCCACACACTCCTTGACTTTAAGTATAGGAGGCACTACAGGGCTGAAAGGGGAAGACACGGAGAGGGAAACAAGAGAAGCGGAAAGAGTGGAGAGGACCTAATAATTAAGGTTCCCGTAGGAACGGTTGTAAGGAATGCAGAGACTGGAGAGGTGATTGGAGACCTGACTGAACACGGGCAGAGGTTGATAGTTGCCAAGGGGGGAAGAGGAGGAAGGGGAAATGCAGCCTTTGCAACACCTACAAGGAGAGCTCCCGACTTTGCAGAGCCAGGTGAACCTGGAGAGGAGAGATGGATAGAACTTGAACTCAAACTCCTTGCAGATATAGGCCTTATAGGTTTTCCAAACGCTGGAAAGTCAACCTTCCTCTCTAAAATTTCTGCAGCAAAACCGGAAATTGCAGACTATCCGTTTACAACGTTGAGGCCAATTTTGGGAGTTACGAGAGTGGGGGACCACTCCTTTGTAGTTGCGGACATCCCAGGGCTTATAGAGGGAGCTCACAGGGGAAAAGGTTTAGGTCATGAGTTTTTAAAGCATATTGAAAGAACAAAACTGTTACTCCACCTCATAGATTTAACGGACCAGACAAGGTCTCCTGAGGAGGCTTTTGAGGCCATAAATAGGGAGTTGGAGCTCTACTCCCCAGAGCTCTCAAAGAAACCTCAAATCGTTGTTGGAACGAAAATCGATGCACTTTCAGACCGCTCCATTCTAAACAGGCTCAAGGAGTACTTCTCCAAAAAAGGTTATCCTTTCTTTGCAGTTTCTGCTGTAACTGGAGAGGGGATGGATAGGCTTATGAGCTTTGTTTCCCAGAAATTAAAGGAGCTTGAGAATGTTCAGAAGAGCAAGGAGAATA
- the chrA gene encoding chromate efflux transporter produces MDRKKPSLFELSTAYLKLGLTAYGAVMLQELRSSFLKRGWITEKEFEEGLGMVQLYPGPVMFNLATYVAYRIGGVAGALLGTLFFLLPTFLLMLFLSYIYFNFKQVAWLKSLFPPLEGMVLGVLIHISLDFARKFSSTLKKFLMALFAFLSVLLNVNGAVVVAVSFVLGTFLFKSIEGKREFNVSNVSVDYLKLFLLGAPLLAALLVGLVSKGKLAELLLSMVKIGSVAFGNGFTILPLLQQEVVSYHHWLSLKEFTDGIAFGQITPGPILITSTFIGYKVCGVLGGMVATFGMFYPSFFFTLLFADIYSKIKELTLIRRGISAVLSAFTGMLFFVVLTILKFLVSYPFSFIWVAYAFLSVRYLRLGVLPLFLVGLTFKLLLYIFGIRFF; encoded by the coding sequence ATGGATAGGAAAAAACCCTCACTTTTTGAGCTTTCAACTGCCTACCTAAAGTTGGGACTTACTGCCTACGGTGCAGTTATGCTTCAAGAGTTAAGGTCCTCCTTTTTAAAAAGGGGATGGATTACAGAGAAGGAATTTGAGGAAGGTCTTGGAATGGTTCAGCTCTACCCGGGTCCTGTAATGTTCAACCTTGCAACGTACGTAGCTTACAGGATAGGGGGAGTGGCTGGAGCTCTCTTAGGCACACTTTTCTTTCTTCTCCCTACATTTCTCTTGATGCTTTTCCTTTCCTACATCTATTTTAATTTTAAGCAGGTTGCCTGGCTTAAGAGCCTCTTTCCTCCGTTGGAAGGAATGGTCTTAGGTGTTTTAATCCACATTTCCCTTGACTTTGCCAGGAAATTTTCAAGTACACTTAAAAAGTTCTTGATGGCGCTCTTTGCCTTTCTCTCAGTTCTCCTAAACGTCAATGGAGCTGTTGTAGTAGCCGTCTCTTTTGTTTTGGGTACGTTTCTCTTTAAATCCATTGAGGGGAAAAGAGAATTTAATGTCTCAAACGTATCAGTTGACTACCTTAAACTGTTTCTTTTAGGAGCTCCACTCCTTGCTGCCCTTTTAGTAGGATTGGTATCGAAAGGAAAGTTGGCAGAACTCCTCCTCTCAATGGTAAAAATCGGTTCAGTTGCCTTTGGAAATGGATTTACAATTCTCCCCCTCCTTCAACAGGAAGTTGTCAGTTACCACCACTGGCTTTCACTCAAGGAGTTTACGGACGGAATCGCCTTTGGCCAGATTACGCCGGGGCCAATCCTGATAACTTCGACGTTCATAGGGTACAAAGTCTGTGGAGTTTTAGGGGGAATGGTTGCAACCTTTGGAATGTTCTATCCCTCCTTTTTCTTTACCCTTCTCTTTGCCGACATTTACAGCAAAATAAAGGAGCTAACCCTTATAAGAAGAGGAATATCCGCCGTCCTTTCTGCCTTCACTGGAATGCTTTTCTTTGTTGTTCTGACTATTCTAAAGTTCCTGGTCTCCTACCCGTTTTCCTTCATATGGGTAGCTTATGCTTTTTTGTCCGTTAGGTACCTTAGATTGGGAGTACTTCCTCTATTCTTAGTTGGATTAACTTTTAAGCTCCTTCTCTACATTTTCGGAATTAGATTCTTTTAA
- the tig gene encoding trigger factor, translating to MKYELENVNDVIKKVKMELEPEEVEKEVKAICREIGRRAKVPGFRPGKAPASVIKKYYEEDIKDTLLRTLIPQKLAEVLEKEGLNLISDPGVESYNADLKENRVNVVLILEVKPEIEINPEDYKGIKVKRTKRNVGDEDVQKVIEGLRNQSATWKEVDREAKEGDLVELEYETQVEGEEESHKGEVSVVLGQEQLWPEVEKEVLGKKAGEEGEVEFEAPDEEKYGEAKGKKVKVKFKVKSVKEKELPEVNDEFAKRFGFENLEDMKKKILEDLETAEKVREQEEVEDQIIEELLKKVNIPVPPSMLDLEIRAQAQNQLNRLAQIGVDVSQVSPEGIVEMVRPTAEKTVKVKLLLERIAELEGIEVTDEDVESEIQKLADSAFGGDYVKARQSLEEKGLLSMIRQDILRQKALDRLIELAEVEEVEAEEENKEEKEG from the coding sequence ATGAAATACGAATTGGAGAATGTAAACGATGTAATTAAGAAAGTGAAAATGGAGTTAGAACCTGAAGAGGTAGAGAAAGAGGTAAAGGCAATCTGCAGGGAGATAGGAAGAAGGGCAAAAGTTCCCGGCTTTAGACCCGGTAAGGCTCCTGCGTCTGTAATAAAGAAGTACTACGAGGAGGATATAAAGGATACTCTACTAAGAACACTCATTCCTCAGAAGTTGGCTGAAGTTTTGGAAAAAGAAGGGCTCAACCTAATCTCTGACCCCGGAGTTGAGTCCTACAACGCAGACCTTAAGGAAAATAGAGTCAATGTAGTTTTAATTCTTGAGGTTAAGCCTGAAATAGAGATTAATCCCGAAGATTACAAGGGAATAAAGGTAAAGAGAACAAAGAGAAACGTTGGAGATGAGGACGTTCAGAAGGTAATTGAGGGCTTGAGGAACCAGAGTGCAACATGGAAGGAGGTTGACAGGGAAGCTAAGGAAGGAGATTTGGTTGAATTAGAGTACGAAACTCAGGTTGAAGGGGAGGAGGAGAGCCATAAAGGTGAAGTTTCAGTAGTTTTGGGACAGGAGCAACTCTGGCCAGAGGTTGAGAAGGAGGTTTTAGGTAAGAAGGCCGGAGAGGAAGGAGAGGTTGAGTTTGAGGCTCCAGATGAAGAAAAGTACGGTGAAGCTAAGGGGAAAAAGGTTAAAGTTAAGTTTAAAGTAAAGTCAGTTAAGGAAAAGGAGCTCCCTGAAGTTAACGATGAGTTTGCAAAGAGGTTTGGATTTGAGAATCTTGAAGACATGAAGAAGAAAATCTTAGAGGATTTAGAAACTGCTGAAAAGGTAAGGGAGCAGGAGGAGGTTGAGGACCAGATTATTGAGGAACTCCTCAAAAAGGTGAACATCCCCGTACCTCCATCAATGTTAGACCTTGAGATAAGGGCTCAGGCTCAGAATCAGTTAAACAGGCTTGCTCAAATTGGAGTTGATGTAAGTCAAGTCAGCCCTGAAGGAATAGTTGAGATGGTAAGACCGACCGCAGAAAAAACGGTAAAGGTCAAGCTTCTCCTTGAGAGAATTGCCGAACTTGAAGGGATTGAAGTTACAGACGAAGATGTTGAATCTGAAATACAGAAACTTGCAGATTCTGCCTTTGGCGGAGACTACGTAAAGGCAAGGCAGTCGTTGGAGGAAAAGGGACTACTCAGCATGATAAGGCAGGACATTTTGAGGCAGAAGGCATTAGACAGACTGATTGAGCTTGCAGAGGTTGAAGAGGTAGAAGCAGAGGAGGAAAACAAAGAGGAAAAAGAAGGTTAA
- a CDS encoding tRNA1(Val) (adenine(37)-N6)-methyltransferase yields the protein MENRVDLSTFLNEKCKFYQLKDGFRFGTDTFLLADFVRIKGKEKLIDLGTGCGVIPILLLLKYGEISAVGIDVAEENVELARKNAEINNVEERFQVLKLNVKEVSKVFKPHSFDIVVTNPPFIEVGKGSISKGSLRALARQEIEAKLEDFIKAAGFLLKNRGRFYLLLPVHRFTDAIFLMRENRIEPKRLRFLYPCFGREANLFLVEGVRGGGKGVTVEPPLVIYSDCKRREYTDEVEKKYREFLNG from the coding sequence GTGGAGAATAGGGTAGACCTTTCAACATTTTTAAATGAAAAGTGCAAGTTTTACCAACTGAAGGACGGTTTTAGATTCGGAACGGATACGTTCCTGCTTGCTGACTTTGTAAGGATAAAGGGAAAGGAAAAACTGATAGACCTTGGAACGGGCTGCGGTGTTATTCCGATTCTCCTCCTTCTAAAGTACGGTGAAATATCTGCAGTGGGAATTGATGTTGCAGAGGAGAACGTTGAATTGGCGAGGAAGAATGCAGAAATAAACAACGTTGAAGAGAGGTTTCAAGTTTTGAAACTTAACGTTAAGGAAGTGAGTAAGGTTTTCAAACCCCACTCCTTTGACATTGTTGTAACAAATCCTCCCTTCATTGAGGTTGGGAAGGGTTCCATTTCAAAGGGAAGCTTGAGGGCTCTGGCAAGACAGGAGATTGAGGCAAAGCTAGAGGACTTTATAAAAGCAGCAGGCTTCTTACTGAAAAATAGAGGTAGATTCTACCTCCTCCTACCCGTTCACAGGTTTACAGATGCAATCTTTCTCATGAGGGAAAATAGGATAGAACCTAAAAGACTGAGGTTTCTGTATCCCTGCTTCGGGAGGGAGGCAAACCTGTTCTTGGTTGAAGGGGTAAGGGGAGGAGGTAAGGGAGTAACTGTAGAACCTCCCCTCGTTATCTACTCAGACTGTAAGAGGAGGGAGTATACTGACGAAGTAGAGAAAAAGTACAGAGAATTTCTCAATGGATAG
- the purL gene encoding phosphoribosylformylglycinamidine synthase subunit PurL, with translation MDRRLIEQHVTLEEYQKILELLGREPNLVELGIFSAMWSEHCSYKSSRPHLKKFPTEAPWVVQGPGENAGIIMVDEERGICAAFKVESHNHPSYIEPFNGAATGVGGILRDVFTMGARPVACMDSLRFGELHDSKMRYVTKGVVSGISHYGNCVGVPTVGGEVYFDSCYQTNPLVNAFALGLVKKDKIFYARAAGVENPVIYVGAKTGRDGIHGATMASEEFSSEEEVEKKVNVQVGDPFLEKLLIEACLEAMEKEGIVAIQDMGAAGLTSSSVEMASRGGVGVELDLDKVPTREEGMTPYEIMLSESQERMLVVCERGKEEEIMNVFRKWGLDAVVIGEVIEEPVLRLFWKGEVVAELPIKALTDEAPVYYRPFKVPKYIIENKKYDQNDIPEPKNLNEVVRKLLSSPTIASKRWIWEQYDHMVQINTVVYPGSDAAVLRVKGTKKGIAISSDCNSRYCYLNPYEGGKIAVAEAARNVACSGAVPRAITDCLNFGSPEDPEIMWQFVKATDGMADACKVLETPVVSGNVSFYNETKTEEGKRAIFPTPTVVCVGVLEDVEKRMTSYFKNEGDIIILLGENTGNISGSEYQKLVEGEFKGSGQTVDLRFEKTLQEALIEAIKSKLIKHAHDVSEGGLAVNLFESSFERGLGFEVNLDDDLRTDFLLFGEEQSRVVVSTSQNRLDEVLEFFKRKAVPAKVIGKVGGKRGIIKHKGREVVNIPIEELKELYENSLERELGIC, from the coding sequence ATGGATAGAAGACTTATTGAACAGCACGTTACTCTGGAAGAGTACCAGAAAATTCTGGAACTGCTTGGAAGAGAACCAAATTTAGTTGAACTTGGTATATTTTCGGCTATGTGGTCCGAACACTGTTCCTATAAGTCTTCAAGGCCACACCTCAAAAAGTTTCCAACAGAGGCTCCGTGGGTGGTTCAAGGACCCGGTGAAAATGCAGGAATCATAATGGTTGATGAGGAAAGGGGAATATGTGCAGCTTTCAAGGTTGAGTCCCACAACCACCCATCCTACATAGAGCCGTTCAACGGAGCAGCTACAGGTGTAGGTGGAATTTTGAGGGACGTTTTTACAATGGGTGCCCGCCCTGTAGCCTGTATGGATTCTTTAAGATTTGGAGAGCTTCACGACTCAAAGATGAGGTACGTGACGAAGGGAGTCGTTTCTGGTATTAGCCACTACGGAAACTGTGTTGGAGTTCCGACAGTTGGAGGAGAGGTTTACTTTGATTCGTGTTACCAGACGAATCCCCTTGTAAATGCATTTGCACTGGGACTTGTTAAGAAAGACAAGATTTTCTACGCAAGGGCAGCAGGAGTTGAGAATCCCGTTATATACGTTGGAGCAAAGACGGGAAGGGATGGAATCCACGGGGCAACAATGGCATCTGAGGAATTTTCCTCAGAGGAGGAGGTTGAAAAGAAGGTTAACGTTCAGGTTGGAGACCCATTCCTTGAGAAGCTCCTGATAGAAGCCTGTTTAGAGGCAATGGAAAAGGAAGGAATAGTTGCTATTCAGGATATGGGAGCTGCTGGATTAACCTCATCCTCGGTTGAGATGGCCTCCCGCGGAGGCGTTGGCGTTGAGTTAGACCTTGATAAGGTTCCTACGAGGGAAGAGGGGATGACCCCTTACGAGATAATGCTCTCAGAATCTCAGGAGAGAATGTTAGTTGTCTGCGAAAGGGGAAAGGAAGAGGAGATAATGAACGTTTTTAGGAAGTGGGGATTAGATGCCGTTGTAATTGGTGAGGTTATTGAGGAGCCTGTTTTGAGGCTCTTTTGGAAGGGAGAGGTTGTTGCGGAGCTCCCTATAAAGGCACTTACAGATGAAGCTCCCGTTTACTATAGGCCCTTCAAGGTACCAAAGTACATTATTGAGAATAAAAAGTACGACCAGAACGACATTCCTGAACCTAAAAACCTAAACGAAGTTGTAAGAAAGCTCCTTTCCTCCCCTACGATAGCAAGTAAAAGGTGGATCTGGGAGCAGTACGACCACATGGTTCAGATAAATACCGTTGTCTATCCTGGTTCAGATGCGGCCGTTTTGAGGGTTAAGGGAACAAAAAAAGGAATAGCTATAAGCAGTGACTGTAATTCAAGGTACTGCTATCTGAACCCTTATGAGGGTGGAAAGATAGCCGTTGCTGAAGCAGCAAGGAATGTTGCCTGTAGTGGGGCCGTTCCAAGGGCCATAACGGACTGTTTAAACTTTGGTAGTCCGGAGGACCCGGAAATTATGTGGCAGTTTGTCAAGGCAACAGATGGAATGGCCGACGCCTGTAAGGTTCTTGAAACTCCGGTTGTCAGTGGGAATGTAAGCTTTTATAACGAAACAAAAACAGAGGAAGGAAAGAGAGCCATTTTCCCAACTCCTACAGTTGTCTGTGTGGGGGTTTTAGAAGATGTAGAGAAACGGATGACCTCCTACTTTAAGAACGAAGGGGATATTATCATCCTACTTGGCGAAAACACCGGAAATATTTCCGGTTCAGAGTATCAAAAGTTAGTGGAGGGTGAGTTTAAGGGAAGCGGTCAAACGGTAGATTTAAGATTTGAAAAAACCCTTCAGGAAGCTTTAATTGAAGCAATAAAATCGAAACTGATAAAACACGCCCACGATGTATCTGAAGGTGGTTTAGCAGTTAATCTCTTTGAATCCTCCTTCGAGAGGGGCTTAGGGTTTGAAGTTAATTTAGATGACGATTTGAGAACCGATTTCTTACTCTTCGGAGAGGAGCAAAGCAGAGTCGTTGTAAGTACCTCTCAGAACAGGTTGGATGAAGTATTAGAGTTTTTCAAGAGAAAAGCCGTTCCAGCTAAAGTAATAGGTAAGGTAGGTGGTAAAAGGGGAATAATCAAACATAAGGGAAGAGAAGTTGTGAATATTCCAATAGAGGAATTAAAAGAGCTCTATGAGAACTCCTTAGAGAGAGAGCTTGGTATCTGTTAA
- a CDS encoding sensor histidine kinase — translation MVSVKFSFEKLQLIYKVGRLGFSAGLFVLLLSVYSISSKFLDPYSYLVLGIYSFISFLILLFSEKSYLYEFLLDELFLFLLAVKGVFSYTIFSLFLFFPIFFSSLFLNRWQGISVLILSYSLHIFYFLIERGEFNLLQSFLNFLALTLIFLISQKIRENMEEQKRNFEELEKLKKESEFYKRLYEISANLAHELKNPLASIKGALQLIKPERENEKLMKILFTEVDRLDRTIRDFLNLSRPMPQFRKRINAKQVVETVCNNLVSEKSCKVEGEDVWIFTDPQSFNSVVENLINNALYWARSQVIVKVKKDRNLLELRVEDDGPGVLEEDKEKIFEPFFSRRSGGSGLGLSIVKKFVVENGGFILVERSSLGGAAFILKIPVGEFDESSDS, via the coding sequence TTGGTATCTGTTAAATTCTCCTTTGAAAAGCTTCAACTTATTTATAAGGTTGGCAGATTGGGATTCTCTGCCGGCCTTTTTGTTCTCCTTCTTTCGGTTTACTCGATAAGTTCAAAATTTCTCGACCCATACTCCTATTTAGTTTTAGGAATCTATTCTTTTATCTCATTTCTTATCCTTCTTTTTTCGGAAAAGTCCTACCTTTATGAATTTCTCCTTGACGAATTGTTTCTTTTTCTCCTTGCAGTCAAGGGAGTTTTTTCGTACACCATTTTTTCTCTCTTTCTCTTCTTTCCGATTTTTTTCTCCTCCCTTTTTCTAAACAGATGGCAGGGGATATCTGTTCTTATCCTTTCCTATTCACTTCACATTTTTTACTTTCTTATAGAGAGGGGAGAATTTAATCTACTTCAAAGTTTTCTTAACTTTTTAGCCCTTACTCTAATTTTCTTAATTTCCCAGAAAATAAGGGAAAACATGGAAGAACAAAAGAGAAATTTTGAGGAGTTGGAAAAATTAAAGAAAGAGTCTGAATTTTATAAAAGACTCTACGAAATAAGTGCAAACCTAGCTCACGAACTGAAAAACCCGTTAGCTTCAATTAAGGGAGCTCTCCAATTAATAAAACCGGAAAGGGAAAATGAGAAGTTAATGAAAATTCTTTTTACTGAGGTTGATAGACTCGATAGAACGATAAGGGATTTTCTCAATTTATCAAGGCCTATGCCCCAGTTTAGAAAACGAATTAATGCCAAACAGGTTGTAGAAACTGTTTGTAATAATCTTGTTTCAGAGAAATCCTGCAAAGTAGAGGGTGAAGACGTATGGATTTTTACAGACCCACAATCTTTCAATTCCGTTGTTGAGAATCTAATAAACAATGCTCTCTACTGGGCAAGGAGTCAAGTTATTGTGAAGGTTAAAAAGGATAGAAATTTACTTGAACTGAGGGTTGAGGACGACGGTCCAGGGGTTTTAGAAGAGGATAAAGAGAAAATTTTTGAGCCATTCTTCTCAAGGAGAAGTGGTGGTTCCGGCCTTGGCCTCTCCATTGTTAAGAAGTTTGTGGTTGAAAATGGAGGATTTATCCTTGTTGAAAGGAGTTCCTTAGGGGGAGCTGCTTTCATTTTAAAAATTCCTGTTGGAGAGTTTGATGAGAGCTCTGATTCTTGA